A stretch of DNA from Micromonospora sp. WMMD1155:
GGTGCGGTCTCCGGCCCGGTCGTCTCGCTGCGCAGCACCCCCAACAGTCGCCGCATGTCGGTCAGCGCGTCGCGGGCCGAGGCGGCGATGGCGACGAACTCGGCAGCCGTCGGGGCCGGCACGTCCGTCAGCCGGTACGGGGCCGTCTCCGCCTGCACCGCGATCAACGACATGTGGTGGGCCACCACGTCGTGCAGCTCCCGGGCGATCCTGGTGCGTTCCTCCAGCACCGCCCGGCGCTCCTGCTCCCGCTCGTTGCGCTCGGTCTGCGCGGCCAGCTCGTGCCGGGACAGCCGGTTGCGGCGGACCAGGTCACCGACGATCGCCAACGCGCCCAGTAGCAGCAGGACGGGGACCCGGTTGTCCGGGTGCACCATGGTGAGCACCGGGACCGTGCTGATCAGCACCACCCAGGCCAGCACCGGACGGTCGACCCGCGCGACGACCACCGCCAGCACCGCGATCGAGCCGAGCGCCAGCGGCGGGGTCCACGGCCAGTCCTGATCCGCTGGGGCGTCGAACGTGCAGATCAGCAGGGCCAGCACCATCAGCCGCCAGGCCAGCAGCGGACGCCGGGGCAGCGCCAGCAGCGGCGCCACGGTCATCGCCGCGAACAGCACCGCGATCGGCGTCGGCAGGCCCCACTCGGTCTCCACGGTCAGCGTGATCAGGAATAGGCCGAGCGCGGCGAGCAGGCCGACCGGGGCGGCGTACGGGGCCAGCGTGGGCCACCGGGCCGGCAGCGGCCGACCGGGCGGGGCGTCCCGGCCCCACAGGGTCTGCCCGAGGCCATCGAGGGCCAGGGAGATCGGTCGCCGGTTCACCACCCGGAGGCTACGGGTCGACCCCGCCGCAGGGCGTGCCACCAGGGGTTGATCCCGATGTCGTACCCCGGTGTGACGCGCGACTCCCGTTAGCGCTTACCTGCGGGTAACGCCTAGGCTCGCCTGCGACCGAGATCGGCTGAGCAAGGGGGAACAGTGGCCCGTACCGTGCTGGTGACCGGCGGCAACCGGGGGATCGGCCTGGCCGTCGCGCAGGCCTTCGCCAAGCAGGGCGACCGGGTGGCGGTCACCCACCGCAGCGGCGACGCACCCGAGGGGCTGTTCGGCGTACGCGCCGACGTCACCGACGCCGCCTCCGTCGACGCCGCGTTCGACGCCGTCGAGGCCGAGCTGGGCCCGGTCGAGGTGCTGGTCGCCAACGCCGGCATGACCGCCGACACGCTGCTGCTGCGGATGACCGAGGAGCAGTTCACCGGTGTGGTGGACACCAACCTCACCGGCGCCTTCCGGGTCGCCAAGCGCGCCTCCGGCAAGATGCTCCGCGCCAAGTGGGGCCGTATGATCTTCATCTCGTCGGTCGTCGGTCTCGCCGGCGGTGCCGGGCAGGTCAACTACGCCGCCAGCAAGGCCGGTCTGGTCGGCGTGGCCCGCTCGATCACCCGGGAACTGGGCAGCCGCAACATCACCGCGAACGTGGTGGCACCCGGCTTCATCGACACCGACATGACGTCCGGCCTGTCCGAGGACCGCAAGGCGGAGATCCGCAAGTCGATCCCGGCCGGTCGGATGGCCAGCCCGGACGAGGTCGCCGGGGTGGTCACCTGGCTGGCATCCGACAGCGCCGGGTACGTCTCCGGCGCCGTGATCCCGGTCGACGGCGGCCTCGGCATGGGCCACTGACCCCCATCTACGTACGGAGGAACCCCCGGATGTCCGGACTGCTCGCCGGTAAGCGGCTGCTCGTCACCGGTGTCATCACCGACGCCTCGATCGCCTTCTCGGTGGCGAAGCTCGCCCAGGAGAACGGCGCGCAGGTCGTCCTCACCGGCTTCGGTCGGCTCTCCCTGGTCGAGCGGATCGCCAAGCGGCTGCCCGAACCGGCCCCCGTGATCGAGGTGGACGTCACCAACGCCGAGCACCTGGCCAGCCTCGCCGACCGGGTCCGCGAACACGTCGACGGCCTCGACGGTGTCGTGCACTCGATCGGCTTCGCCCCGCAGAGCTGCCTCGGCGGCGGCTTCCTCGACGCGCCCTGGGAGGACGTGGCGACCGCCCTGCACGTCTCCACCTTCTCGTACAAGTCCCTCGCGATGGCGGCGCTGCCGCTGATGTCGCCCGGCGGCGCGGTGGTCGGCCTGACCTTCGACGCGACGAAGGCGTGGCCGGTCTACGACTGGATGGGCGTCGCCAAGGCCGGTCTGGAGTCGGCGTCCCGTTACCTGGCGCTGCACCTGGGCAAGCAGGGCATCCGTAGCAACCTGGTCGCCGCCGGGCCGCTGCGCACCATCGCCGCGAAGTCGATCCCCGGCTTCGACCAGTTCGAGGAAGCCTGGACCGAACGCGCCCCGCTGGGTTGGAGCCTCACCGACCAGGAGCCCGCCGCGAGGGCGTGCCTGGCGCTGCTCTCCGACTGGTTCCCGGCGACCACCGGCGAGATCGTGCACGTCGACGGCGGCTACCACGCCATCGGCGCCTGACGCCGCCCAGCGGCGCTTCCTGGTCACCGCTCGCGTGATCTACGCATCCGGACCAGGGGGCGTCGCCCGGCCGTCCCGGCCGACCGGCAAGAATGACCCCATGTCGTACGACGCGGTGGTGCTGGTGTCCTTCGGCGGGCCGGAACGGCCCGAGGACGTGATGCCGTTCCTGCAGAACGTGACCCGCGGCCGAGGCGTGCCGCCCGAGCGGCTGGCCGAGGTCGCCGAGCACTACCAGCACTTCGGTGGGGTGTCCCCGATCAACCAGCAGAACCGGGACCTGCTGGCCGCCATCCGCGCCGACTTCGCCGCCAACGGCCTCGACCTGCCGGTCTACTGGGGCAACCGCAACTGGGACCCGATGCTCGCCGACACCGTCACCCGGATGCGCGACGACGGGATCACCCGCGCCCTGGCCTTCGTCACCAGCGCCTACGGCGGCTACTCGTCCTGCCGGCAGTACCAGGAGGACATCGCCGCCGCCCGGGCCGCCGTCGGCCCGGACGCCCCGGTGATCGAGAAGCTGCGCCAGTTCTGGGACCACCCCGGCTTCGTCGAGCCACACGTCGACGCGGTCCGGGCGGCCCTGGGTCGGCTCGACCCGGCCAAGCGGGACACCACCCGGCTGGTCTTCACCGCCCACTCCATCCCCACCTCCATGGCGGCCAACGCCGGCCCGCACGGCGGCCGGTACGAGGCGCAGCTCCGCGAGACCGCCCGACTCGTGGCCCAGGCCGCCGCACCGGACCTGGAGTACGACCTGGTCTGGCAGAGCCGCTCCGGGCCACCACAGGTGCCGTGGCTGGAACCGGACGTCAACGACCACCTGGCCACCCTCGCCCAGGGGGGCACCACCGGCGTGGTGGTCAGCCCGATCGGGTTCGTCTCCGACCACCTCGAAGTGGTGTGGGACCTGGACACCGAGGCACTGGAGACGGCCAAGCAACTCGGCCTGGACTTCGTCCGGGCCGCCACCCCCGGCGTCGACCCGCGCTTCGTGAGCATGGTGCGGGAGCTGGTCACCGAACGGACCGATCCGGACGGCACACACCTGCGCCGCCGCCTCGGCGAACTGCCGATGTGGGACACCTGCCCGACCGTCTGCTGTGTACCGACCCGCCGTCCGACACCTGCTGGGGGCACCGATGCATGACCGTAAGCCCGTACAGAGTTGGCTGACCGACATGGACGGTGTGCTGGTGCACGAGGGCCAGCCGGTGCCCGGCGCGCCGGAGTTCATCAACCGGATGCGCGCCTCCGGCAAGCCGTTCCTGGTGCTGACCAACAACTCCATCTACACCCCGCGCGACCTGACCGCCCGGCTCAGCCGGATGGGGCTGGACGTGCCGGAGGAGTCGATCTGGTCGTCCGCGCTCGCCACCGGCCAGTTCCTCGCCGACCAGCGGCCGGGCGGCACCGCGTACGTCATCGGTGAGGCCGGGTTGACCACCGCGCTGCACGCGGTCGGCTACGTGCTCACCGACTTCGCCCCGGACTACGTGGTGCTCGGCGAGACCCGCACCTACAGCTTCGAGGCGATCACCAAGGCGGTCCGCCTGATCAACGACGGCGCCCGGTTCATCTGCACCAACCCCGACGTGACCGGCCCCTCCGTGGAGGGCGCCCTACCCGCCGCCGGCTCGGTCGCCGCCATGATCTCCAAGGCCACCGGGGTGGAGCCGTACTTCGTCGGCAAGCCCAACCCGATGATGATGCGCTCCGCGCTCAACACCATCAACGCGCACTCGGAGAGCACCGCGATGATCGGTGACCGGATGGACACCGACATCCTCTGCGGCCTGGAGGCCGGGCTGGAGACCATCCTGGTGCTGACCGGGATCAGCAGCCGCACCGAGGCGGAGCGCTACCCGTACCGCCCCTCCCGGATCGTCAACTCCGTCGCGGACCTGCTCGACGAGATCTGACCGCACGGCCCTGCTGGCGCTGTCCGCGCTGCCGCGCGCTGTCCGAGCTGGCGTGCGCTGTCCGAGCTGGCGTGCGCTGTCCGAGCTGGCGTGCGCTGTCCGAGCTGCCGTGCGCTGTCCGCGCTGCCGTGCGCTGTCCGCGCTGCCGCGCGCTGTCCGAGCTGGCGTGCGCTGCCGCGATGATCGCGCTCCCCGCGATGATCGCGCTCTATCCAGGATGTAGTGGTCACGAGCTGTGCCGGAGGCCCCTACATCCATGTTCGAGCGCGATCATGGCCGGCGCGCGGGCGTGTCGGACCGGCGGCGGGCGTGTCGGGCCGGCGGCGGGCGCGTCGGACCGGGGGCGTGGCGCAGGCCCTCGTGGTGTGGCGCGGGGGTGATCGGTCAGGGGCGTAGGGGGGCGTTGCAGGCGGCCACCAGCGCCTGCCGGCAGGCCGCGGTGAGCGGACGAAGCGCGGCGTCGCGCTGCTGGGCCTCGTAGTTGTTGATCGCGCCCCCGGGAGCGGCGTGCCCGGCCAGCGCGAGCACCCGGTCGAGCACCGCGGCCCGGGCGAAGAGCCGGCGGGCCCGCGGGTCGAAGCCCGGCGGCAGGTCGGTGGCGCCGTCGGGGCGGCGCAGCGCGGCCAGCGCCCCGGCCAACTCGGGCCGCCACTGAGCCACGTCGAGACGGGTCAACGCGGCGGTCGTCTCGGCGAGCGCGGCGGCCAACTCGGCCTCGGCCTCGGCGGCGCCGGGCAACGAGAGTGATGCGGCGGGGGCGTTGGCGGGCAGCGGGTACACCCGCCACAGCACCGTCTCGAAACAGTCCCCCGAGCCGGAGGTGTGCGAGCGGACCTCCGGGATCAAGCCGAGTGCACCGGCCACCACCGCCTCGCCCGCGACCAGCGCCGCACCCGCGAAGTCGCCGGGACCAGGCAACCCCCGAGGGTCGCCCGGCGCGGGCAGCACCAGGCGGATCTCGTCCGGGGAGAGCTTGGCCAGGGTGGGCAGCGCGGCACCCAGCGGGACGTCGGTCCAGGTGCCGGGGGCGTCCGCGACGAGGTGCTCCTCGTCACCGGCGATGGCGTCGGCGACTTCGTCGTACGGCACCAACCCGGCGCGCCACGCGCGCACCCAGGCAACGAACCGGCTCGACCGGCGCGGCGCGAGTGTGGCCGCGCCCGTTGCGGGGGTGGACATGCCGAAAGGGTACGTGGTCACCACCGGCTGTGTCTCGACTGCCGCTCTGGCCGCCCGCCCTGCCCCGAACTGCTCCCTTCACCCCATTCCCCGGCCGTGCCCCACCCCCACCCTCGCCCACCCCTCGCCCGCCCCGGTCCCGCCCCCGTCCGCCCCTGTCCACGTCGATCATGCAGTTCTGGTGGGCGATATCCGGCTGTGGCAAGCGTTCGTGGAGCACCACAACTCCGTGATCGACGAGGCCGTGGCTGTGCGGAGGGCATCGGGACGGGTGGCTGCCGGGCGGGGCGGCGTTCGGTGAGGAGGCTGGGGGCGGTGTGTCGGGAGGTGGGGTGGGGGTCGGGACGTTAGCGTGATCGACATGGCGGGGCGATACGGCGAGGACGTGTTGGCGGGGGACTGGCGGCGGCGAAAGGTCACCCCCGAGGTGGACGCCGAACCGGACCTCGTGGTGGAGGACGCCGACTCGGGGTTCTGCGGTGCGGTGGTCGGTTTCGAAGCCGGCGCGGTGGTGTTGGAGGACCGGCACGGCAAACGGCGCAACTTCCCGCTGCTGCCCGCGGCGTTCCTGCTCGACGGTCGCCCGGTGACCCTGCGCCGCCCCGCCCGCGCGCCGGTACCGGCGGCGCGTCGACGCACGGCGTCCGGCTCGGTGGCGGTGGACGACGTCCGGGCCCAGGTCGCCAAGGCGAGCCGGATCTGGGTGGAGGGCATCCACGACGCCGCGCTGGTCGAGCGGATCTGGGGCGATGACCTGCGCATCGAGGGTGTCGTCGTGGAGCCGTTGGACGGCATCGACGACCTCGACGCCGACGTACGCGACTTCGGCCCCGCCCCCACCCGACGGCTCGGCGTGCTCGTCGACCACCTGGTGCCGGGCAGCAAGGAGAGCCGCATCGTGGCCCGGGTGACCTCGCCGTACGTGCTGGTGACCGGCCATCCCTACGTCGACGTGTGGCAGGCGGTCAAACCGGCGGCGCTGGGCATCGCGGCGTGGCCGGTGGTGCCGCCGGGGCGACCGTGGAAAGAGGGAGTCTGCGCGGCCCTCGGGGTCGCCGAGCCCGCCGACATGTGGCGGCACATCCTGTCCCGGGTGAACAGCTTCGCCGACGTGGAAACCCCGCTGATCAACGCCATGGAACGCCTCATCGACTTCGTCACCGAACCAGCCTGACCCGCTGCCCCCGCCCGCCCCGGCCGTCCCGAGCCTCGCCCCCGCCCCGCTGCCCCCGCCCCGCCCGTCCCCCCGGACCCGCCCGCCCCGCCGCGCGCCCCGCCCGCCCCGCCCGTCCCCCCGGACCCGCCCGTCCCCCGGGCCCCGCCCGCCCCGCCCGCCCGTCCCCAAGATCCGCGCAGTTTCCCTGATGTTGCTGTCTCATCGCGTCCGGAGGCAGCAACATCCCTGATGTTGTGCGGATCTTGCGGGCGGGGCGGGGCGGGCGTGGGCGGGCTCAGGGCGGGCGGGTCGGGGGTCGGGTCGGGTCGGGTCGGGGCTCGGCTCGGGTCGGGCTCGGGGCGGGCGTGGGCGCAGGGCGGGCGTGGGCGCAGGGCGCGCGTGGGCGCAGGGGCGGGCCCGACGCGGGTCGAGCGTGGCTCGGATCGCAGGCGGCGCGGGCGCGGCAAGGCGCGGGCTGGGCGGCGTGTTCTCAGGGCTCCTGGTCGGGAGTGCGGGTGTAGACGAAGGTGGCGACGTCCAGCGCGACCGCCCGGCCCTGCTCGTCGCGGTGCACGGTGAGGATCTCGCCGTCCTGCCCACCGGCTCGACCGCGCCAGCGGTCCGGGCCTTCGGCGACGAAGCGGAGGTTCGGTGCGCCGACCGGGCCGGCGCGCAGGGCGCCGTCGGTGTCCGCGTACACCTCGATGGTGGTGCCCATCCACCACCAGCGGCCGGTCAGCTCGGCGAGTTCGGCGGGCGGCGGGGTGGTGGCCGGACGCCAGGGGGCGACCGGCGCGGGTTCGGTGTCCAACACCAGGGTGAGCAGCCGCCGCCCGAGCGCGCCGAGGTGCACGTTCCGCAGGGTGTACGCGTTGACCAGGCCGACCACGGCGGTACGGCTGGGTCGGTGCACGGCCAGCGAGGCGCCGTAGCCGGGCATCGATCCGCCGTGTCCGACGTACACCCGGTTGCCTTCCCGGAACAGCTCCAGGCCGAGGCCGTGCCCGTGGGTCCAGGCCTCGTGGTCGCTGATGACGACGGGGGAGCACATCTCGGTCAGGGTGTCGGCGGCCAGCACCGACGGGTCGGGGTCGGCCAGGAACGCGGCCCACCGGCCCAGGTCCTCGATCGTGGACCAGAGCTGCCCGGCGGGGGCCATCGCGCCGGTGTCGGTGCGCGGTTCCTCGCGCAGAGTGTCGTGCCAGGGGTGGACGACGTAGCCGCGCGCGTACGGTTCGGTCGCGTCGTACGTGGTGCGACCCATGCCCAGCGGCGTGAGGATGCGTTGGTCGAGCAGGTCGATCCAGGGCGTGCCGGTGAGCCGTTCGAGCACCCCGCCGAGCAGCCCGTACGCCAGGTTGGAGTAGTGGTACGTGGCGTGCGGCGGGTAGGCGATCTTGTCGGCGGTGACCCCGGCGAGCAGGGTGGGCAGGTCGACGCCCTCGGTCCGCTCCCACCAGTCACCGTCGGGTTCGCGTTGCAGGCCGCTGGCGTGCCCGAGGAGTTGGCGCAGTGTGAGCGTGCCGAGGCCGGTGCCTGGTAGGTGCTTCTCCAGCGGGTCGTCGACGGTGAGCCGGCCCGCGTCGCGCAGCTGCATGATCAGGGTCGCGGTCATCGTCTTGCTGATCGAGCCCAGCCGGTACTGCAGGTCGACGTCCGGGCGGGGGTGCTCGCCGGCGGTGGCCAGGTGCGTCAGGGTGCCGTCGCGGACGACGCCCACCACCAGCGACGGGGCGTGCCCGTCGCGCTGTGCCTGGGCGACCTGGTCGTCGATCTGTCGGGCGGTCTCGGGCAGCAGGGGCAACGGGGTCTCCTCGGGTCGGGTCGGGCGCCCGGCTCAGGGTCAGAGAGGGCCTCGCCGAGCCTACTGATCTTCGCGGGGAGGCCGCGCGTGCATTTGCGTGTCACGATCGTGGGGTGGACGCGGTGGTGTGGATCGTATTGGGTGTGTTGCTGGCGGTCGCCGAGATCTTCACGACGACGCTATTTCTGATCATGTTCGGGGTCGGTGCGTTCGCCGCCGCCGGGGCCGCCGCTCTGGGCGCGCCGGTGGCGGTGCAGGCGCTGGTCTTCGCCGTGGTGTCGGCGTTGAGCCTGGTGGTGGCCCGGCCGGTCATCCGGCGGCACCAACGTTCCGCGCTGGACAGCGGCGAGCAGCCGTTCGGCGTGGAGGCGATCGAGGGCTCCACGGCGTTGGTGCTGGAACGGGTGGACGCCGAGCACGGTCTCGTCAAGATCGACGGCGAGCTGTGGACCGCCCGGTCGTACGACACGACGCAGGTTCACGACCCCGGTCAACGGGTTCGGGTGATAAAGGTCCGGGGCGCGACCGCCCTGGTCTGGCAGGACGATGTTTCTTCCCCCGGCGAGCTGCCGGAAGCGAGAGGGTGAACGGGATGACAGTCATTGGGGTGCTGATCATCGCGGTGGCGTTGATCGCCGTGATAACGCTGGCGAAGGCGGTGCGGATCGTGCCGCAGCAGCGCCAGGACGTGGTGGAACGGCTCGGTAAGTACAAGCGCACCCTCAGCCCCGGCCTCAACCTGCTGGTGCCGTTCATCGACGCGGTCCGGACCAAGGTCGACATGCGGGAGCAGGTGGTCAGCTTCCCGCCGCAGCCGGTGATCACCTCGGACAACCTGGTGGTGTCGATCGACACGGTCCTCTACTTCAAGGTGGTCGACTCGGTCCGGGCGACCTACGAGATCTCCAGCTTCCTGCAGGCCATCGAGCAGCTCACCGTCACGACGCTGCGTAACGTGATCGGTTCGCTGGACCTGGAGCGGGCGCTGACCAGCCGCGACGAGATCAACCGCCACCTGTCGGGTGTGCTGGACGAGACCACCGGCCGCTGGGGCATCAAGGTGACCCGCGTGGAGATCAAGGCGATCGAGCCGCCGGCCAGCATCCGCGACTCGATGGAGAAGCAGATGCGCGCCGAGCGGGACCGCCGGGCGGCGATCCTGACCGCCGAGGGGCACAAGCAGTCGCAGATCCTCACCGCCGAGGGTGAGAAGCAGTCGGCGGTGCTGCGCGCCGACGGTGACCGGCAGGCCCGCATCCTGCAGGCCGAGGGTCAGGCGAAGGCGATCCGCACGGTCTTCGACGCGATCCATCAGGCGAACCCGAGCCAGAAGGTGCTCGCCTACCAGTACCTGCAGGCCCTCCCGCAGATCGCCCAGGGCAGTGCCAACAAGGTCTGGATCGTCCCGGCCGAGCTGACCAAGGCCCTGGAGGGGATGGGTGGCGCCCTCGGTGGGTTGAGCCAGATGGTGGGGGACCTGCCGGCTCCGGAGGCCGCGGACCACGCGAGCCAGGTGGAGCGCGAGGCCGCGGAGGCCGCCGAGGCCGCAGCCGCGGCGGCCCAGCAGATCCACGACGAGGTACGCGTCGCCGAGGCGCAGGCCACCGGCGGGAACAAGCCGCAGGGGCTGCCCGCGCCGGAACCCGTGTCTCCGCTGAGCCTGGTCGAGGACCCGGCCGACGAGCGCGAGCGCGGCTGATCCCGGTACACAGGCCGGCAATCCGGCGTTAATACGAGAAATGCTCATGGGGCGCTCCGACGCCTGCCACGATCGGTCCTAGGACGGGTGGTGACCAGGCAATCGGGGCGCCCCGGCGCGTCTCGCACCGCTCGTGGACGAGCGAGGTGACGCATGAAGGATCCGGCGAATCGGATGTGGTCCTCGGCCCCGGTGCCCGGCGCGCACGACCCGGTCGCCCCGCTGGGCTCCCGCCGCAGCGGCGGCGGTTTCGGCGTACTGCCCTTCGTCGGCGAGCCGACCCCGGGCGCTCCGGCCACGAACGCCAGTTGGGCCTGGTCGGTGCGGAAGTTCGCGCGGGCCGCCGTGTGGCTGCTGCCCGCGTACGCCATCCTCTACGGCGCGGTGGCGATGGCCAGCGACGGCGGGGTGGGCAACGACCCCTATCCGGCCGACGGCCGGGCCGTGTACCTCATCGGGTGGGTGGCCGCCGTCTGGCTCGGCCTGCTCGCGTTGCTGGCCCTCACCGGGCTGCTCGCCGCGACCCGCAGCCGCCGGGTGGCCGCCGCCGGGCTGCTGGTCAGCATCGCCGGCACCGTGCTGATGCTGCCCTTCGCCGGCCTCGCCGAACAGACGCCGGTCTTCGGCACCACCGCACGGTCGCTGGTCCTGCTCGGCGCGACCTTCTACAGCGTGGGCTGGTTCCTCACCGGCTGGGCGGTCGCCCGCTCGGGCACCTTCAGCCTCGGCGACGGCGCCATGTTGATCATCGCCGCGCCGCTGCTCGGCCTCGGTGGCGCCCTGATCGGTTCACTGCAGACGTTCGGCGCGATCTTCGTGCTGATCGCCGGCATCGGCATCGGCTACCGCTCCGGCCGCCTGATGCCCCGGGAAACCGCCCGAGACGCCGCCACCGCCAGCCTCAGTACCCCCAACCCCTAAGCGCCTGCCACCCCTCCACCCCGGCCCTCGGCCACCCCTCCACCCGGCCCCCTTCCAGCCCCGGTGATCATGAGGTTGACGGGCGATTCCGTGATCAAACTCCCCGCTAACCCCATGATCACCGGAGCGGAGCGGACCGGCGGGGAGCGGAGCGGGGACCGTCGGGGAGCGGCGGGGAGCGGGGGCGGGGAGGGCAGCCAGCGAGCTGGGGATTGGCTGGTGGGGGGCCGTGAAGTTGGTGACAATCGGCCCCTGGGGCTGGTCGGTTGGCGTTTTTTGTGGCAATCCTGGGGAGCATGGCCGCCTCCCGCTCGCCGCTGTCGCGGCTGTTCACCGTGCTGCTCGCCGGTGTGTTGGCCGGGCTCGTCCTGGCAGTCGCCGCGCTCCCGGGCAACCTGCTGCTCGGGTTGAGCGCCCGTGCCGCCCTCGGCTCGTACGCCGCGTTGCCGGCCTCGCTGAAGACCCCGGCCACCCCGCAGCGCTCGTACCTGTACGCCAACGACGGCAAGACGCTGATCACCACGTTCTACGACGTGAACCGCACCGACGTGCCGCTGGCGGACATCGCCCCGGTGATGCGGCAGGCCATCGTCGCGGCCGAGGACCGGCGCTTCTACGACCACGGTGGCGCTGACCTGCGCGGCCTCGCCCGGGCGCTGGTGGCCAACGTCAAGGGCGGCGGCACCGAGCAGGGTGGCTCGACGCTGACCATGCAGTACGTCCGTAACGTGCTCAAGACCGACCCCACCCGCACGGCCGAGGAGCGCGCCGCCGCCACCGATCCCACCATCGGGCGCAAGATCCAGGAGATCAAGTACGCGAGCGCGCTGGACAAGAGCCTCGGCAAGGACGAGATCCTCGACCGGTACCTGAACATCGCCTACTTCGGCTCCGGCGCGTACGGGATCGCGGCGGCCAGCCAGCGCTACTTCGGTAAGCCGCCGGCCCAGCTCACCCTCGCCGAGTCGGCGCTGCTCGCCGGTCTGGTGCAGTCCCCGGACGCGTACAGCCCGATCGACGGCGACAAGAACGAGGCGCTGGCCCGCCGGTCGTACGTGCTGGACTCGATGGTCGCCACCGGTGCGATCACCGCCGCCCAGGCCGCCCAGGCCAAGGCGGAGCCGCTGGCCCTGCACCCGACCGCCCAGCCCAACGGCTGCACCGCCGTCTCCCAGGGCCACGACGACTGGGGATTCTTCTGCGACTACCTGCGTCAGTGGTGGCGGAGCCAGCCGGCGTTCGGTGCCACGGTCGCGGAGCGCGAGCAGGCCCTGCGCTCGGGTGGCTACACCGTGGTCACCACGCTGGACCCGAAGATCCAGGCCACCGCGCAGCAGCAGGCCACCAAGGTCTACGGGTACGACAACAAGCGCGCCCTGCCCATCGCGGCGGTCCAGCCGGGCACCGGGCAGGTGCTGGCGATGGCGGTCAACCGGCACTACAGCCTGGCCGACAACCCGGACGGGCAGGCGAACCACCCGAACACCGTCAACCCGTTGATCTCCGGCGGAGCCAGCGTCGACGGGTACCAGGCGGGTTCGACGTTCAAGCTGTTCACCATGCTCGCCGCGTTGGAGTCGGGCCGTACCCTCTCCACCGGCTTCGACGCGCCCGCCAAGCTGCCCACCCGGTACGCCGCCGAGGGCCCGGGAAGTTGCGACGGCCGCTGGTGCCCGGCGAACGCCAACCCGGACTGGATGGACGGGTACCGGATGATGTGGGACGGCTTCGGCCGCTCGGTGAACACCTACTTCGTCTGGCTGGCCGAGCAGGTCGGCCAGGACAAGGTGGTCGAGATGGCGCAGCGGCTCGGCATCACCTTCCGGGCCGACTCGGACGCCGCCTTCGCCGAGGACAACGCCAAGAACTGGGGTTCGTTCACCCTCGGCGTGGCCGCCACCACCCCGTTGGACCTGGCCAACGCGTACGCCACGGTGGCCGCCGAGGGCACCTACTGCACGCCGGTGCCGGTGGTCTCGGTGACCGGTGCGGACGGCACGAAGGTGCCGGTCGGTCAGCCGTCCTGCAAGCGGGTCCTCGACCCGGACGTGGCCCGTGCCGCGACCGACGCCGCTCGCTGCCCGGTGGGTCAGCAGTCCGCGTTCGGGCAGTGCAACGGTGGCACCGCGACCGGGGTGAACGACATCCTCGACGGCCGGCCGGTGGCGGGTAAGACGGGCAGCTCGGAGCAGAACTCCACCGAGACGTTCGTCGGTTTCACCCCGCAGGTCGCGGTCGCCGGCATCGCCGCGAACCCGGACGACCCGGCCGACTCGGTGGGCTCCGCGGTGCAGACCAAGGTGATCGACGCGGTCGCCCGGGTCATCGCCACCGCCGTCAAGGGGCAGCCGGAGAAGGCGTTCGCAGCGCCCAGCAAGGAGCTGGCCGGCGAGCCGCGCCGCCCGGTGGAACGCCCCGCGGTGCCGGACCGTACGCAGCAGCCCACCCAGGACCCCCGCTCGGCGCTGCAACGCTGGCTCGACCGGCGGGGCTGACGTCCGACGCGACGGCGCCTCCCCA
This window harbors:
- a CDS encoding serine hydrolase domain-containing protein, producing the protein MPLLPETARQIDDQVAQAQRDGHAPSLVVGVVRDGTLTHLATAGEHPRPDVDLQYRLGSISKTMTATLIMQLRDAGRLTVDDPLEKHLPGTGLGTLTLRQLLGHASGLQREPDGDWWERTEGVDLPTLLAGVTADKIAYPPHATYHYSNLAYGLLGGVLERLTGTPWIDLLDQRILTPLGMGRTTYDATEPYARGYVVHPWHDTLREEPRTDTGAMAPAGQLWSTIEDLGRWAAFLADPDPSVLAADTLTEMCSPVVISDHEAWTHGHGLGLELFREGNRVYVGHGGSMPGYGASLAVHRPSRTAVVGLVNAYTLRNVHLGALGRRLLTLVLDTEPAPVAPWRPATTPPPAELAELTGRWWWMGTTIEVYADTDGALRAGPVGAPNLRFVAEGPDRWRGRAGGQDGEILTVHRDEQGRAVALDVATFVYTRTPDQEP
- a CDS encoding NfeD family protein: MDAVVWIVLGVLLAVAEIFTTTLFLIMFGVGAFAAAGAAALGAPVAVQALVFAVVSALSLVVARPVIRRHQRSALDSGEQPFGVEAIEGSTALVLERVDAEHGLVKIDGELWTARSYDTTQVHDPGQRVRVIKVRGATALVWQDDVSSPGELPEARG
- a CDS encoding SPFH domain-containing protein; the protein is MTVIGVLIIAVALIAVITLAKAVRIVPQQRQDVVERLGKYKRTLSPGLNLLVPFIDAVRTKVDMREQVVSFPPQPVITSDNLVVSIDTVLYFKVVDSVRATYEISSFLQAIEQLTVTTLRNVIGSLDLERALTSRDEINRHLSGVLDETTGRWGIKVTRVEIKAIEPPASIRDSMEKQMRAERDRRAAILTAEGHKQSQILTAEGEKQSAVLRADGDRQARILQAEGQAKAIRTVFDAIHQANPSQKVLAYQYLQALPQIAQGSANKVWIVPAELTKALEGMGGALGGLSQMVGDLPAPEAADHASQVEREAAEAAEAAAAAAQQIHDEVRVAEAQATGGNKPQGLPAPEPVSPLSLVEDPADERERG
- a CDS encoding transglycosylase domain-containing protein, whose amino-acid sequence is MAASRSPLSRLFTVLLAGVLAGLVLAVAALPGNLLLGLSARAALGSYAALPASLKTPATPQRSYLYANDGKTLITTFYDVNRTDVPLADIAPVMRQAIVAAEDRRFYDHGGADLRGLARALVANVKGGGTEQGGSTLTMQYVRNVLKTDPTRTAEERAAATDPTIGRKIQEIKYASALDKSLGKDEILDRYLNIAYFGSGAYGIAAASQRYFGKPPAQLTLAESALLAGLVQSPDAYSPIDGDKNEALARRSYVLDSMVATGAITAAQAAQAKAEPLALHPTAQPNGCTAVSQGHDDWGFFCDYLRQWWRSQPAFGATVAEREQALRSGGYTVVTTLDPKIQATAQQQATKVYGYDNKRALPIAAVQPGTGQVLAMAVNRHYSLADNPDGQANHPNTVNPLISGGASVDGYQAGSTFKLFTMLAALESGRTLSTGFDAPAKLPTRYAAEGPGSCDGRWCPANANPDWMDGYRMMWDGFGRSVNTYFVWLAEQVGQDKVVEMAQRLGITFRADSDAAFAEDNAKNWGSFTLGVAATTPLDLANAYATVAAEGTYCTPVPVVSVTGADGTKVPVGQPSCKRVLDPDVARAATDAARCPVGQQSAFGQCNGGTATGVNDILDGRPVAGKTGSSEQNSTETFVGFTPQVAVAGIAANPDDPADSVGSAVQTKVIDAVARVIATAVKGQPEKAFAAPSKELAGEPRRPVERPAVPDRTQQPTQDPRSALQRWLDRRG